One Fibrobacter sp. UWB5 DNA segment encodes these proteins:
- a CDS encoding putative DNA modification/repair radical SAM protein: MDIREKLNILSAAAKYDVSCSSSGSKRQAPQGGLGSACSAGICHTWSSDGRCISLLKVLMSNACKYDCAYCINRRSNDIPRATFTSKELINLTLEFYRRNYIEGLFLSSAVVGSPDRTMEMLIQVAKELRTVHKFGGYIHLKAIPGASRELLYQAGLYADRSSVNIEIPTDRALQYLAPEKNHASILAPMNFLAERKLEYKTDHSRYSPKFLPAGQSTQMIVGAAGESDLQILTLSNRFYKQQQMKRVYFSGYVPLNADKRLPALTTKPPLVREHRLYQADWLMRFYKFGFDEVVDPAHPNLDLDLDPKAAWALRHPEFFPIDIQTADYEMLLRVPGIGVKSAQLIASGRRFSKIRLEHLKKMGVVLKRAQYFIYHPDTPACLRRLYPEMVRPLLLPKPQPLQLDLFSNQPLALPA; this comes from the coding sequence ATGGACATACGCGAAAAGTTGAATATCCTTTCGGCCGCGGCCAAGTACGACGTGTCGTGTTCTTCGAGCGGGTCCAAGCGGCAAGCGCCCCAGGGTGGACTCGGGAGCGCCTGTAGCGCGGGTATTTGCCATACCTGGTCTTCTGACGGGCGCTGTATTTCGCTTTTGAAGGTGCTCATGAGCAATGCCTGCAAGTATGATTGCGCCTATTGCATTAACCGCCGTAGCAACGATATTCCGCGAGCTACATTCACGTCCAAGGAACTCATCAACCTGACGTTGGAATTCTACCGCCGCAACTATATCGAGGGGCTTTTCTTGAGTTCGGCGGTGGTGGGCAGCCCTGACCGCACCATGGAAATGCTGATTCAAGTGGCCAAGGAACTGCGCACCGTCCATAAATTCGGCGGATACATTCACCTGAAGGCGATTCCCGGAGCCAGCCGCGAACTTCTGTACCAAGCTGGGCTTTATGCCGACCGCAGCAGTGTGAATATCGAGATTCCGACCGACAGGGCGCTACAATACCTCGCTCCCGAAAAGAATCATGCCTCGATTCTCGCCCCCATGAATTTTTTAGCCGAACGCAAGCTGGAATACAAGACGGACCATTCCCGCTATTCGCCAAAGTTCTTGCCGGCTGGTCAAAGCACGCAGATGATTGTGGGGGCGGCAGGGGAGTCGGACTTGCAAATCCTGACCCTTTCGAATAGATTCTACAAGCAGCAGCAAATGAAGCGCGTGTATTTTTCGGGCTATGTACCGCTCAACGCCGACAAGCGCCTGCCTGCACTAACGACCAAGCCGCCCCTGGTTCGCGAACACAGGCTTTATCAGGCCGACTGGCTCATGCGTTTTTACAAGTTCGGCTTTGATGAAGTGGTCGACCCGGCGCACCCGAATCTAGACTTGGATCTCGACCCAAAGGCTGCTTGGGCATTGCGCCACCCTGAATTTTTCCCCATCGACATTCAAACCGCCGACTACGAAATGCTCTTGCGCGTGCCAGGTATTGGCGTGAAATCGGCCCAATTGATCGCTTCGGGTCGCCGGTTCTCTAAAATCCGACTGGAGCACCTGAAAAAGATGGGAGTCGTGCTCAAGCGGGCGCAGTACTTTATTTACCATCCGGATACTCCCGCCTGTTTGCGCAGGCTTTACCCTGAAATGGTCCGACCTTTGCTGCTCCCCAAGCCCCAGCCCTTGCAGCTAGATTTGTTCTCTAATCAACCTTTAGCTTTGCCGGCGTAA